From the genome of Bacteroidota bacterium:
CTGCTAACCCGAAGAATCCATGTAGAATGGAAAGAATGTCCATAGTATTCCTTATTTGTTAAGAATGTGAGATGGAAACAACATGATATTTTAATGCGTGCATCAATCCGGGATGTAATGACATTTTCTGCAGCGTGCTTCGTACGAATCTGCCGCTCCAACAACAACACGATCGGCGCTGGCAATTTTTCGTTGAGTTCTATCCGCCGGATTTCCACACACGACGCAGATAGCAAGTGTCTTAGTGATGTATTCGGCTACGGAAAGCAACTGGGGCATCGGTTCAAAAGGGACTCCGCGATAATCTTGATCCAATCCGGCAATAATTACACGTTTTCCTTCGTCCGCAAGTTTATTGCAAATACCAACAATAGACATGTCAAAGAATTGCACTTCATCAATACCAACAACTTGAGCATCTTTTGCTAATGAAAGTATCTCTTCGGCTTTGTCTATGACAATTGATTCTAGGGATTGTGTATTATGCGAAACGATCTGGCTAGCAGAATATCGATTATCGATGCGAGGTTTAAAGATGAGGACTTTTTGTCGAGCAATTTGCGCTCTGCGGAGACGACGAATTAATTCTTCCGTTTTTCCGCTGAACATACAACCGGCAACAACTTCAATCCAGCCGACATTTTGAGGGGCTTGCTGTTGAGTGACTTCCATAAAAAAAGAACGCGTTTAATGATTTCTTTCAGTGAACTACGGAAAGAATATAGAGAAAACACGTTCTAATTTCAAAGAGAAAAAACGGTTACGCTAGAGTGATAACTGTTAATTCCGCAGGACAATTTATTCTTATGGGGATTCCTGTAAAACCGATTCCATTATTTACATATAAATTGGATTGATCCAACGAATAGAGTCCGGATATATATTTGGAAGCTAATGACGCAAGTGAAATTGGCGTTTGATCAATGGTTCCAAAGACAATCTGGCCACCATGCGTGTGTCCGCTCAATGTCAAGTCAACACCGAGATTTTTTGCATTGTGGAAGTAGTACGGTTTGTGGCACAACATAATTTTTGGCCGATCATTTTTTGCAAATGCAAGAGCCTTATTCATATAATCATTCGGATCTACATTTCGTCCAATGTCATCCACACCAACAAGGTTAAAATAAGAGTTCCCTTTTTGAATCTGAACAGCGTCATTCCGTAACAATTTAATACCGCAATCATCTACTTCTTTGGCAACAAGTTCTACATCTTTTGCAAAATAATCATGATTTCCTAAGCAGCCGTAAATGCCATATTGCGCTTTCAGATTTGAAAATGCTTCGGTAAACGGATATACTTCTTCCGTTTTGCTGTTAACAAAATCGCCGG
Proteins encoded in this window:
- a CDS encoding metallophosphoesterase, which produces MKESTRFKQFDVSRRSFLQKGVIGLSAYSFVGATAGAVSSGEYEIIHKTITISNLPEEFKGFTIGMMSDIHSSIFMNKEDMDEYVRAMNELETDLIVVTGDFVNSKTEEVYPFTEAFSNLKAQYGIYGCLGNHDYFAKDVELVAKEVDDCGIKLLRNDAVQIQKGNSYFNLVGVDDIGRNVDPNDYMNKALAFAKNDRPKIMLCHKPYYFHNAKNLGVDLTLSGHTHGGQIVFGTIDQTPISLASLASKYISGLYSLDQSNLYVNNGIGFTGIPIRINCPAELTVITLA
- a CDS encoding thymidine kinase, with the protein product MEVTQQQAPQNVGWIEVVAGCMFSGKTEELIRRLRRAQIARQKVLIFKPRIDNRYSASQIVSHNTQSLESIVIDKAEEILSLAKDAQVVGIDEVQFFDMSIVGICNKLADEGKRVIIAGLDQDYRGVPFEPMPQLLSVAEYITKTLAICVVCGNPADRTQRKIASADRVVVGAADSYEARCRKCHYIPD